The DNA sequence TTTAAACGTGAGTACGTTAGGACCGGGGATATTGCTAGTTCCATCAGTTTTATTAAAGAGTAAATAACGGCTCCATGGTTTAAATAAAAGATCAAACGTACGATGTTGGCCACGACGAGCAAGATAAATATTTTCTATGTCGAAAAATAAGGCAAGCAATTTGCAGTCAGTATCGTTATTAAGCGGGAGTTGAAAATTTGCGCCGATGCCAAAACCAAAATGGCCATTGTATCCAAGATACGGATCAAAAACAAATTGAGCATTTTGGCCACCAGAAAGTGGTATCAAAAACAGTGAATAAAGCCCAACATGAATTCCATCTCTGGATAAAAAAGTGCATCCAAGTTTTGCAGTGATATCGGAAACGCCCGCTTTTTTTTGAGATTTTGGATTAAGCCGTGCATAGCGCCAAAGCCCTTGATCAAAAGCCGAAATAAGATCTTGATTATTTGGCCCCGGGTTTTGCACATTCGTTTGCGTTACTTGTAGATCATTTTCTATAAACTGAATTGGAATGGCGCATCCAAACCAAAATGGTTTAAAGAATTTATGTTTAACAAATCTTTTCAAATCTTGATTGTACTCAAGCCAAACGCCCCCCTGTTGCTGTTTTGGGTTTATAGCGTACGTTCCTGAAAAGTTTGGTGGAAGCCCTATCCACTCTGCTCGCACATCGCGCAGTGTTGGTTGAAAAGCGGCATCCCCTTTTACAACGATAGAACTCAAGCGATTGAATAAAAAGTAAGCAGCAATTTTCTCCATTGGTTGTGATTGTTGGTACATTCCAATCGTTTGTATGCTGGTAGACCGTTTGCCACATTTTGCGTAGACAAAATCGCGCCATCCGTTCGCCCATTGCGCTGCAATGTTTCGGTAAAAAGGGCGGGTCATCATAAAAAACTGAGCAGTTTTTTCGTGTTCTTCAACAGGCTGGCAACGAGATAGGAATTCAAAGCAATCGTCGATTGAATAAGAAAATTGATGGACGATAAGCGAAAAGAGTACAGCCATCCTAAAGCTCTTCATTATGCGGACCTTTTTTTTATATCGCTTCATCAAATTAAGTTTAAGATAGCTCTTTTAGAAATACAAGAATGCCACTAGTTGCGAAATCCTAAATATGGCACTGTTTGCTACAAATCTTCTTCTGAAAATTCTGCTTGAGAGAGAAAATCATCATAGGGATGGGGAGTTTTTATTTGTTGGTGGGCATTCATAATAAAAAGAAGCTTTGCTACTCTTGTGTGTTTCGCTTCGCTTGCAACCATAAACGGTGTTTGGTGCTTATTATTTTTTACTTTTAAATCGAGCGTGTATTTTTTTTCTAGTTTCTCTATATGTGACATTAGACCATTTTCAGCAAGAAGATGCAGTAGCTTTGATCCATCTTCTCGAACAATAAATCTATTAATGTGTTGGCTCGTAATGTCTTTTCGTTTAAAGCCCTTAAGAAAATTTTCACTATTACTTTTTTTATGTACTTTTGCTGTGTGTATTGTTGATGTTCCAAGATTTCTTAGGGTTTCGATTTTGTTTATTTGAGAAAGTATTTGCGGTGCATTTTTTTCAATCGTTTTTTCATAATTGCTTTCCATCGTTTTATTAGTTGAGTGGAAAAAAAATAACAGTATTGAAAAAAAATTTTGAATTGTTTTTTTCACTTGTAAGCCTCATTGATAACTAAGTTTGCGTCTCTGATGAAGTTGCAGTATAGAATAAATGTCTTTTAGTTTTTAAAAAAGGAAAAAAGTATATGAAGCGCATTTTTTTTTCAGATAACTCGTTGGTTCCTGATCAAGAAATTAAAATAGTTACGGAAAAGCTTTCAAGTGAAAAAAAGCGAATGAAAAATGGGATCCAAGACCATTATAAAACAGAGTATGCATCGCTTTATGCACCATTTGATCAGGATATGCGGGAAATGATTAAAAAAGAAATTGTTCGTGTGAGCAATTATAGTCCCGCACTTATAGTAGTGATTGGTATTGGTGGTTCAAACTTGGGCACAAAAGCAATTTGGCAGGCAATGCTAAGTTATTGTGGCACAGCGCAAAAAATTGAGGTGTGTTACGCAGATACCGTTGATCCTGAATTCTCCGCTTGCTTGGTAAAAAAAGTTGAAAGCATGCTTATTGCCAATAAAACTGTAGCGTTGGTTGTTGCAACTAAATCGGGAACTACCACAGAAACAATAGCTAATTTTGAGTTATTATTAGGGGTATTGAAAAAATATCGGCCAGATAATTATTCGCAATTGGTGACCATAATCACCGATCATCAAACGCCATTGCACGACATTGCGATGCATCATAATTTTGGCCTGTTAAATGTACCTAAAAAAGTTGGGGGGCGATTTTCGACACTTTCCGCCGTTGGGCTTTTTCCGCTGGGTTTAATGGGTATTGCTATTGATGCACTGTGCGATGGGGCAGTTTCGATCATTCGAGATGAAATCATCGATGAAAAAACAAATGATATAGCGCGCAGTGCAGCAATAAATTACTGGCATTATATAAATGGAAAACCGATGCGTGATATTTTTTTGTTTTCCGTTCTTCTTGAGGGCATTGGGCATTGTTATCGTCAATATATTGGCGAAAGCTTAGGGAAGCAATTCGATATGCAAAAAAAAGAAGTACGCGTTGGCATTACTCCACTTGTTTCAATTGGCACGATCGATTTACATTCGGTTGGGCAGCTTTATTATGGTGGACCGCGCGATAAAAATACGACATTTATAACGGTAAAAAAAATGCGAGCTGATGTTCACGTGCCTCAGATGAACGAATTTGATTCTTGCGTGAAAAATATTCAAGGGATTTCTTTTTCAGCAATTATGAATGCGGTTATTAGCGGTGTCAAAGATTCTTATAAAAATGAAGGATTGCCATTTACTTCTCTTGAGTTACCAGAAATATCTTCTTTTTATCTTGGCCAGTTGTTACAGTTTGCTATGATAGAAACAATGTTTATAGGGCATTTATTAAACATTAATCCATTTGACCAACCACATGTTGAACTCTATAAACAAGAAACGAGAAAGATCTTAGCGCATGAATGATTGTACGTTTATTATTCTGGGAGCAACTGGTGATCTGGCGAAGCGAAAACTGATGCCGGCGCTTGCAAAGCTCATAAAAGATGAAAAAGTAAAAAACTATGCGATTATTGGCGCTGCAAATAGTGATATTTCAGATGAAGAGTTTCAAGGGCGTTTCAATAATGCAATTTCTGATGTAGATAAAGCTCTCTTTCCGATAATCAAGCCGCGTATTTTTTATCAGCGCATAGGTTTTGACGATCTGGAATCGTTTAATCTTCTAGCATCTAAAATTGGAACAATTGAAAAGCAGTTTGCACTTTCTGGCAATCGGATCGTATACGTCGCAGCGCCATCGCTTTACTACTGCCCTATAACTGAATGTTTGGCAAAGAGTAAGATAGTTCAGCGCGGGCATTCAGGCGATACGCCATCACAGCGCATTGTGTACGAAAAACCTTTTGGCGTTGATCAACAATCGGCGCGTGATATAAATCATTGCATAGCCACTTGGTTTGATGAAAGTCAGATTTACCGAGTTGACCATTATCTAACAAAAGAGTTAGTAAGCAACATCGTTTTGGTGCGGTTTACCAATATTATTTTTGAGCCACTTTGGAATAGTAATTATATTGATTACGTCGAAATTATTTTAAGTGAAACCCTTGGCCTCGAGGGCAGGGGCCGTTATTACGATAGTTATGGTGTGCTTCGTGATGTAGTGCAAAATCATGCGATGCAGCTTCTTTCTTTGATTGCAATGGAGTTGCCGGCAAAATTAAGCGCAGAGGGTATTCAAGATCAAAAAACTGAAGTATTGAAAAATGTTCGGGTAGATCAAGGTTTTTTGGGGCAGTACGACGATTATCATAATGAACCGGATATTGCACCAAATTCGCAAACGCCCACTTTTTCTTGCTTGAAAATGTCAGTAGAAACGCCTCGATGGAAGGGCGTTCCGTTTTATATTAAAGCGGGAAAAAGGCTTGATCGAAAAGATACGTCGATTCATATAAAGTTTAAAAATGTTGATTGCACGCTCAAAGAAAGTTGCGTGTATGAATCCGATTATTTAACGATTCAAATTGAGCCTAATGCAACTTTTTCACTGCAGCTCAATACGAAACTGCCAGGAACACTTTATGGCGTGGCTCCCGTTCAATTAACGTTTAACCATGATTATGTTTTCCGAACATCCACGCCAGAAAGTTATGAAATATTATTAGAGCAAATTATGGCCGGTGAACAATCGGTTTCAGTTCGGTTTGATGAGATCGAATATGCATGGGCGGTGATCGATTCGATAAAAAATATGAAATTGCCGCTTTATAAATATAAACAGCTTTCATCTGGGCCAGATGAATTAAAAGATTTTGCCAAAAAAAATAAAATGAGGTGGCGCGTATGAAAGATTTCAATTCAGATCATCAAGGCCTTCAGGCCGCAGATCGATCTATGGGTAATAATTCGGGGTCCCCACAATCTGCGGCTGGCAAGCCGCATGTGGGGTTAATTGGATTAGGACGCATGGGATTGGCAATCGCTGAGCGGTTGCTCAATGCAAAATTTCATGTTGTCGGTTTTGATGAAAATGCTGCTGCGGTAAAAGAATTTGAAAAAATGGGAGGCGAGGGTGTTCGAACTGCGGGTGATGTTGGCTCTCATACGCAAATTTTTTGGCTGATGGTTCCCGCTGGTGATGCGGTTGATGAAGTGATCGACGAAATTTATCCGCACTTACGGCATAAAGCAATTGTTATTGATGGCGGTAATAGTAAATTTACCGATTCGATAAAGCGAGCTGAAAAGCTTAATTTCCAAGGGGTTCATTATCTTGATTGCGGCACATCTGGCGGATTGCACGGCAGA is a window from the Candidatus Babeliales bacterium genome containing:
- the zwf gene encoding glucose-6-phosphate dehydrogenase, whose product is MNDCTFIILGATGDLAKRKLMPALAKLIKDEKVKNYAIIGAANSDISDEEFQGRFNNAISDVDKALFPIIKPRIFYQRIGFDDLESFNLLASKIGTIEKQFALSGNRIVYVAAPSLYYCPITECLAKSKIVQRGHSGDTPSQRIVYEKPFGVDQQSARDINHCIATWFDESQIYRVDHYLTKELVSNIVLVRFTNIIFEPLWNSNYIDYVEIILSETLGLEGRGRYYDSYGVLRDVVQNHAMQLLSLIAMELPAKLSAEGIQDQKTEVLKNVRVDQGFLGQYDDYHNEPDIAPNSQTPTFSCLKMSVETPRWKGVPFYIKAGKRLDRKDTSIHIKFKNVDCTLKESCVYESDYLTIQIEPNATFSLQLNTKLPGTLYGVAPVQLTFNHDYVFRTSTPESYEILLEQIMAGEQSVSVRFDEIEYAWAVIDSIKNMKLPLYKYKQLSSGPDELKDFAKKNKMRWRV